One Cryptomeria japonica chromosome 9, Sugi_1.0, whole genome shotgun sequence genomic window carries:
- the LOC131048290 gene encoding flavonol synthase/flavanone 3-hydroxylase-like encodes MDEYSKKICKLWEVLMQDLCGGLGLANENALHEALGGERKEIHFTINYYPPCPQPEQVLGISAHSDVDALTILLQDQTPGLQILKGDAWLEVPCIPGVLVVNIGDQIEVNTLILSLDIDI; translated from the coding sequence ATGGATGAATACAGCAAAAAGATTTGCAAATTGTGGGAAGTTCTGATGCAGGACCTATGTGGTGGCCTTGGATTGGCTAATGAAAATGCTCTTCATGAGGCATTGGGTGGAGAGAGGAAGGAGATTCACTTCACCATAAACTACTACCCTCCCTGCCCTCAGCCAGAACAGGTGTTGGGCATCTCAGCTCACTCTGATGTGGATGCACTCACAATTCTCCTTCAGGACCAAACCCCAGGCCTGCAAATTCTCAAGGGCGATGCATGGCTTGAAGTTCCCTGCATCCCAGGTGTTCTTGTTGTCAATATTGGTGATCAAATTGAGGTCAACACTCTCATATTATCTCTAGACATAGATATTTGA